From Anopheles funestus chromosome 3RL, idAnoFuneDA-416_04, whole genome shotgun sequence, a single genomic window includes:
- the LOC125772342 gene encoding trimethylguanosine synthase, with amino-acid sequence MSASEGHWEPLAEIYMSHPLVKDKKKSIYCLCSRVFIKNYYDVYVSTLERGDSVPLIPSMDPVAQTEQSNSPIVVKTLETKGAVDNSNETVQYLAGGASDELLDVLDRAEVDDVFIEEPLVKQLSFGRDGVRKMPSKWGDRDAGTTSDASCYFSASASHSDTNYCSTDEHEHVLYAPGGGSQSVTTSLTTGNSTVRSIVTSGLHSSDSGADLSERIHERKLSLKDELLESGRTNTDDNAHGSGCAGAMTSVASMERNNSLPEAFGREDLHDAWETYWSKHGEAIIWASWIEKYSDYINPEYLEPGDTGQATGTNTPHDKSEATPGTATEVDKDFSFDNDAITATSMEIVVSACSPHPYTKSTYQMAHWPLPFGEGAAGSSGGGGSGGVDDVLWCAHRSGSCENEALLSPRCDSVTSSIPLTVGTTDSMTNVTRMTISSYDFCSSKVSSESSNLSASLSSEISNESSNSSDMLETEYLVGANQAAGAPIPPDEEAAMDGEQYWQILWQQHFQELYAKQYHHFMAENAQDEQTAGCGERSTNSRYHKRKRHSNNGASGGDTRSYQFHQSELLLPEMVAEMRLSQAEETTEPKDGNDDTRNKDTKDAKTAESIEDLSTELQSYGLPTAFGKPSQTPSGDGGEDRPPNEKPINLKRSHESDNEETPKERLKAAFELMGYCFSDPANETESIINLSGEVVYRKKHIRLHNRVLKMKHHKPKHTYFDDDGNELQMTSGIDKTDSAGPEALLLHTSSDDDETNPGTVGRASVRSSTILEYNQVPVAIGKEGVDLLDGGDGQETTVVDTPAAGSSESGCAVSTSTKKEKKKKRKTKFVASLPADIANDRSLLKYWYKRFSLFSLFDSGIRLDRESWFSVTPEKVAAHTAERCRSDLIIDAFCGCGGNAIQFAFSCQKVIAIDIDPRKIEMAKHNASVYGVADRIEFIVGDFMQLADRMQADVVFLSPPWGGPGYLKEEVYDLEQSLLPVPATQLMQAAQRVSKSIALYLPRNSNTQQLTMLAGPNGAVEIEQNFLDRKLIALTAYYGDLINE; translated from the coding sequence ATGAGTGCTTCCGAGGGCCACTGGGAACCCCTAGCCGAGATTTACATGTCGCATCCACTGGTGAAGGATAAGAAAAAGAGCATTTACTGCTTGTGCAGTCGTGTATTCATCAAAAACTACTACGATGTTTACGTGTCCACCTTGGAACGTGGTGATTCGGTGCCCTTGATTCCATCGATGGATCCAGTAGCGCAAACAGAACAGTCCAATTCCCCGATAGTAGTGAAGACGTTAGAAACTAAGGGTGCAGTAGATAACTCGAACGAAACTGTACAATATTTAGCCGGTGGTGCTTCtgatgagctcttggatgtgCTGGACCGAGCAGAGGTCGACGATGTGTTTATCGAGGAACCTTTAGTAAAGCAACTAAGCTTTGGTCGTGATGGTGTGCGAAAAATGCCTTCCAAATGGGGTGACCGTGATGCGGGAACAACTAGTGACGCCAGCTGTTACTTCAGTGCCAGTGCCAGTCACTCCGATACCAACTACTGCAGTACGGACGAGCACGAACATGTGCTTTATGCGCCTGGAGGTGGATCGCAAAGCGTTACGACCAGCTTAACGACGGGCAACTCAACCGTGAGAAGTATCGTAACATCCGGACTGCACTCCAGCGACAGTGGTGCTGACCTGTCTGAACGAATTCACGAACGGAAGCTATCGCTCAAAGATGAGCTGCTTGAAAGCGGTCGAACTAACACCGATGACAATGCACACGGTTCAGGGTGTGCCGGAGCTATGACATCCGTTGCATCAATGGAACGGAATAACAGTCTTCCAGAGGCATTCGGACGGGAAGATTTACACGATGCATGGGAAACGTACTGGAGTAAGCATGGCGAAGCAATAATATGGGCGTCTTGGATTGAAAAGTACAGCGACTATATCAATCCAGAGTACTTAGAACCGGGAGATACTGGCCAGGCCACTGGTACCAATACGCCCCATGACAAAAGTGAAGCTACTCCGGGAACTGCGACGGAGGTGGATAAAGACTTTTCGTTCGATAACGATGCAATAACGGCAACCAGTATGGAAATAGTGGTGTCAGCCTGTTCGCCCCATCCCTACACAAAATCAACTTACCAAATGGCACATTGGCCATTGCCCTTCGGTGAAGGCGCAGCGGGCAGCAGCGGCggcggtggtagtggtggtgtaGATGACGTTCTTTGGTGTGCCCACCGTTCAGGTAGCTGCGAAAACGAAGCTCTCCTAAGTCCACGGTGTGATTCGGTCACATCGAGCATACCACTTACCGTAGGCACTACGGATTCCATGACCAACGTCACGCGAATGACAATTTCAAGTTACGATTTTTGTAGCTCGAAGGTTAGCTCGGAAAGCTCAAACCTTTCGGCAAGTCTTAGTTCGGAGATTTCAAACGAAAGCTCGAACAGTTCCGATATGCTCGAAACGGAATATCTGGTCGGTGCGAATCAAGCGGCCGGAGCACCGATACCACCGGACGAAGAGGCCGCGATGGATGGTGAGCAATATTGGCAAATATTGTGGCAACAACACTTCCAAGAGCTGTACGCCAAACAGTACCATCATTTCATGGCGGAAAACGCACAAGACGAGCAGACAGCGGGTTGCGGTGAGCGAAGCACAAACTCCAGGTACCATAAACGAAAGCGCCACAGCAATAATGGGGCCAGTGGTGGTGATACCCGTTCCTATCAGTTCCACCAGTCGGAACTGCTGCTGCCGGAAATGGTAGCGGAAATGCGTTTGTCGCAAGCCGAAGAAACGACGGAGCCTAAGGATGGaaacgacgacacacgcaacAAGGACACCAAGGATGCAAAAACGGCGGAATCGATCGAAGATCTATCGACAGAGCTGCAATCGTACGGTTTACCAACGGCATTCGGTAAACCATCCCAAACACCGTCAGGCGACGGAGGTGAAGACAGACCACCGAACGAAAAACCTATCAATCTGAAACGCAGTCACGAGAGTGACAATGAGGAAACACCTAAAGAACGCTTGAAGGCTGCGTTTGAGCTGATGGGATACTGCTTCTCAGATCCAGCAAATGAGACAGAATCAATCATAAACTTGTCCGGCGAGGTAGTGTACCGGAAGAAGCACATTCGGCTGCACAATCGTGtgctgaaaatgaaacatcatAAGCCGAAGCATACATACTTCGATGACGATGGGAACGAACTACAGATGACTAGCGGCATCGACAAGACCGATTCGGCGGGCCCGGAAGCACTGCTCCTTCACACCTCTTCCGACGACGATGAAACTAATCCGGGAACAGTGGGCAGAGCAAGTGTACGATCGAGCACGATCCTAGAGTACAACCAAGTGCCGGTTGCTATCGGAAAGGAAGGTGTGGATTTGCTTGACGGTGGTGATGGACAAGAAACGACGGTGGTGGATACCCCGGCAGCTGGTTCCAGCGAAAGTGGATGCGCCGTGTCAACTAGCacgaaaaaagagaagaagaagaagcgcaAAACCAAATTCGTGGCCAGCCTTCCGGCCGATATTGCCAACGATCGATCACTGCTGAAGTACTGGTATAAGCGGTTCTCTCTATTTTCGCTTTTTGATTCGGGTATTCGACTTGATCGGGAATCATGGTTTTCGGTCACACCGGAAAAGGTGGCAGCACATACGGCCGAACGGTGCCGTTCCGATTTAATCATCGACGCATTCTGTGGGTGCGGGGGCAATGCGATACAGTTTGCTTTTAGCTGTCAAAAGGTGATCGCGATCGATATAGACCCTCGTAAGATTGAAATGGCCAAACACAACGCCTCGGTATATGGTGTGGCAGATCGTATAGAGTTCATCGTTGGAGACTTTATGCAGCTGGCCGATCGAATGCAGGCGGATGTAGTGTTCCTATCGCCCCCGTGGGGTGGTCCAGGATATCTGAAGGAAGAAGTGTACGATCTGGAGCAGTCGTTGCTACCCGTACCGGCCACGCAGCTGATGCAAGCTGCCCAACGTGTGAGTAAAAGCATCGCTCTGTACTTACCGCGCAACTCGAACACGCAGCAACTGACAATGCTGGCTGGACCTAATGGGGCCGTTGAAATCGAACAGAACTTCCTCGACCGTAAACTAATCGCACTGACCGCATACTATGGAGATTTGATCAACGAATAG